The sequence TGTATGGTTTTAACTAAGTTTTGAACTCAATTATCTCAGTGAATAAGTGCTCTTCTCAAAGGTTCTCCCTCGCTTTTACTGAATGACCTTTGCACACAGCTTCGTCACAACTTTTCATAACAGCTTTAATATATTATTGCACATCGTCCTCTTCTCATCTTTAAAAAGGaaatattgtgttttttttttttttttttttaaatacttaaACATAGCCATTTTGGCTTAAAAGAAAGGTCGAGAATGGACAACTGAGGATATAGATTGATATTTCTGTCAATGTAGCGCAGTAGAATactcaaatgaaacaatagagtttatgttcgtgGGCACTGATAAATATGTTTTGCGCCCGACTCAGATCTATTTTCGCTCGAAccgttaggcgagggttaaaatgagctctaaGAAGGTCAAAATTTAGATTTATGctcaagaacataaactgtattaatattatgatcactttggagggcattcagaaaataaaaactgaaaaaaagagaaaacatgacaacaaaacagtctgaagaattgTTCCTTCCCCACAGACACTATAAGAAAACGTCGACAAACACTGTAATGTCTTCTCagtttttattggctgctttacattgtacgattatttgattctcacttttcattggtttatacattttagcccgtcaaattctccattttagcccgtaaaatgcgGCACAATgaccgacaaagtgataatataacaatagagtttatgttcgcgggcataaatatgttttgggcccgactcgactcattttagcccgagccgctaggcgagggctaaaatgagtctgagaagggcccaaaacatatttatgcccaagaacataaactctattactattattatcactttggagggcattgagaaaataaaaactgaaaaaaatgacaacaaaacagtctgaagaatatttttttcaccagcgctgtgaataaacgtcaacaaactttgaaatggcttctcgattttgattggctgcttagatcgtacgattatttgattctcgttttttattggtttatttcagcgggctaaaatacattttagcccgccaattctccattttagcccgcaaaatgcgccacaatgcccgacaaagtgataataatagttattttacCGGCGCGGACTGAAGGCCTGGGTTGCAGCAGGAGGGGTGATGGGTATGCGTGTAGGATGTGAATTAATTTTTACCAGTCTTGGTTAGCACCCACTCAGCTTtccctgcttttttttttactcatgACTCATCATTCTAGTTAGCGACATGGATCGCAGCAGGTGGCAGTATATTTTCCGTTTTATCATGTagtggttttgggttttcgtatcagGCAATCTTTTCATCGCTTATCAATATCGGCAGATAAATCCTGTCTTGTACCCCAGTGATTGTGCAAATAAATGGTGTTTTAAGGTCCCGGTTGACTGACAGGCCTATGTGTCTTTCTTATGAGTAGTGcagacaaaaaatataaaattatttacattaaatcagttttattttaaacaGCAAAATTCTACATACGGCAAATAAATACTTCAGAGGCATTCGCAACTTTaaatttgtcgaatatttatgAAAAGCGTCGCGCTGCCTAATGTGAAACGGGCAGCGCAGAGAATAACAGACCTCTCGTGATGcggaaattgaaagaaaatctAAGTGAGCCTGATGGAGCTACTTCTGGACGTATATTGACGATGGATCACAACATTTCAGCCCGAAGAGCGCTTCCCCTTGAGATTGCTAGGCTTTCAGACACTTGTCCTTCCGGACAGGCTaagagggagagaaatgtcacTCGTAGACCGTGTATGACAGATTCTTTTCCAACGCCTTAGCGGCTCGCGGCCCGCTCAATTTAGCCTAAAACCAGATGGAATATATGTTAGAAACTGGACTATTCTTTTCCCTTATTTGGTGAGTAAGGGCATGCTCATTAATACgaaataaatgaaatgaccGCGCTCGTATTTGATGAACACGTACTACACGACCAGATGAATGTCGTAGGAGATACTGAAGTTGTCTCCTTCACTTAGTTGCGCTCACTCGTTAGTTTTCTATTACTTCTCAACTCGTTAAGATAGATCCTACGCGCGCATTTTCCAGAAAGTAATCTCTAACTTATAAAAAGATGAATAAATGGCATGGTGCCTGGTTGGGCAGCCTGCGCAGATGTCATTTTTGTGTGCGACCGCCGAGTAGTGAGGCAAATTGGTACAATAATTCAATCCAGCCCACATTCACGAGATAACCGGAAAGATTATAATGATTAATTCTGAGAGGAAATTAATCGTTCGGCACCCGTTTTCGTGCATTCAGCTTCTCGGCTAAACACTtacttgaaaaaacaaaacaaaacaaaaaagaaccaaaacaaacgaaaaaaaactgaataaaagaCAAGTTTTTGACGGCAACTTGAGGATTCCATTAACCAGCTTTACATAGAAACAGTTCGTGTCGACCCAATAGACCTtcttagcttgtacattttgttttgccatttcaGACTACGTGATTCCCTCATGGgagttttccttttgtttttttcactagttatgcgtacatttgcacgtgcataagacgacatttaaaagaaactattccctcgagtaacatcacgtggtctgaaatgagaaaacaaaacatacaagctaaagaggtatATTGTTATTTGCCTGTATTGTACAAAGATGAAATAAGCGCGAAATACCCAAAGTTATACTTTGAACAAACGTGTTATTACCATGGTCGTTGCTGCCTTTTAAGATCGAAATGAAGTGCTTTAATTGTTTTCAGTGGTACCCAAAAGTCTGTGAATTAGCAATAATCACTGACTGAAAGGCGATGTCTTTTTCCTGGGGGTCTTTAAAAGCACTTACTTTTATTTACCGAAAAAGACTCAAGTTAATGCTGTTTATGAAGACcttgtttttagtttttctaAAGAGCAGTAATGACAATATGAAAAAATATGTGCCTTTTTAGGTCGCGGGTGGAGACCGGTATTTGAGCAATATTTCATTTTCCAAAGGGAGAAGTAGCTGGACCCCGACCTTTTCATATCCAGatcgttaaaaaaaacaaatgagctTATAGACATGGATGAAAAACTAACAGATTGACGTGAGTATTAATGACTGGCCGTCAAAGTGAAGTATTTGATCTCTGCTGAGTCTTTGctttatttcatgtcatttctgCTTGTTTTTAACATCAATGCTTGGCAAACATCCTCTCTTCTTGGCTACAAGAATCACGGACGATTTTTGACCAAATACGACGGATTTGCGAACATTTCCAAACCGAGGAATGCTAAATGCAAAGCGATTATGCACAGCGGTAAACATGTCTCTATTTCCCATTCATTACAATTAAAGGGAaatagccaatgagcgcgcgcaAAATTTGACAGTTattaagaaattttttttacagCAATTACGAAGAAAGACAGCTGCCTTCTTGTGTTCTATATTTTTCGCTTCATTTCAAGACTACTTTTGCTTTTCGCACTCCTTTCTTTATTCCAAATCAGCGCCGGCTAATAGAAAATCTGTCGTTAAGGCAAATACAAGAGGCACTAAGTCTGCATTTTTTCCTTGCCTTTCAGTTTTCCGTAATACAACCGAGCATTGATCATGTCACCTGAGGACATCGCGATAACATGCTGTTTCAGTGTGTTGGTACTGGCTGGTTCCGTGGGAAATGTCCTTGTGTGCTCGGTGATTGTTTTAAACAGAACCATGCAAACACCTATAAACTACTTACTCCTTAACCTGGCGGTGGCAGATACCATCACTCTGACATTTACAAGCCCGCAGTACATCTTCATTCACGCCTTCTCGCATCCCGTTGGCACCACGGGGGACTACCTTTGCAAGTTCATAACGGGAGGTAACATTTCGTGGATTGGCGGCGTGGCGTCCGTCTTCTCTCTGGTTGCAATATCGCTTGAGCGCTTCTACGCAGTGACAAACCCTTACAACCTGTCCTCTAAGTTTACCATGTCAAAAGTTAAAGTTATCGTAGCCTGCTGTTGgatttttacaactttgttcAACTTTCCCTTATTTTTTGCCATCCACTTCGACAAGGACGAGAATTTCTGTCTGGAATCGTGGCCAGCGCCGGTTTACGGAAGAATTAACTCGACCGCTTGGTTAATAGTGGTGGGAATCATCCCAGCGGCCATTATGCTGGTCTTGTACTCTAAAGTTGTACATAACTTGTGGTTTAAAAAAGTGACTAACGAAGCCACTGGGAAAACCGCGGTTCGTAAAGCGAGGAAAAAGGTTACCAAAGTGGTGTTAACAGTTAGCGCGGTCTATGCAATAAGCTGGTTTCCGCAGTTAATTATTTATGCAATCAGTAATTTTGATCTCTTAGTCGAATTTGGCGGATTTTTCTACATCACCTCCGTTGTGCTGGTTGCATTCAACTCTGCAATAAACCCGGTGATTTATGCAATGCAGAGTGAGCGCTTTCGCCATCATTTTAAACAGCTTATGTGCGGTCGCAGAAAAGCACAAGTTAGTCCTTTTGAGTCAAGACTGGATAATACAACTTGTAAATACGACAGACAAGAAACTCTAACCAAAGAACTAAACCCTCTCAAAGACCAAGTTGACGAGCAAGTCCCCGAGTTAAAGACTGGGGAATTATTAACTAGTCAATGATCAGAAAATTGTTACTGATAATTAAATATTCCTGTTCATTTTTCGAATTTCGAGAAAACGTCACAAGAACGAAAGGTCACATGTAAACTACGATCTTCTTACTGTATATATAAAAGAGAAACACCCCTCTCTGTTTCAAGAAGTTTCTGCAAGAAAAACGAGACTATGTTGTAATATTTTTATCGCCATCTTTGgattctttttgttttcctaaGTATTACTCCCAATGACTTACTTGTGGGCAAGATAATAATTAGTTGTTCAAATTGCGCTGTTACAGCAAAACAATTTGGAGTGAATGGAAGTGTGGTAGATATTAACTTTAACGACTTTGCTGCTCGTTAAGCAAGTCAACTTTATTTCAAGAGGGCAGT is a genomic window of Acropora muricata isolate sample 2 chromosome 8, ASM3666990v1, whole genome shotgun sequence containing:
- the LOC136926352 gene encoding pyroglutamylated RF-amide peptide receptor-like produces the protein MSPEDIAITCCFSVLVLAGSVGNVLVCSVIVLNRTMQTPINYLLLNLAVADTITLTFTSPQYIFIHAFSHPVGTTGDYLCKFITGGNISWIGGVASVFSLVAISLERFYAVTNPYNLSSKFTMSKVKVIVACCWIFTTLFNFPLFFAIHFDKDENFCLESWPAPVYGRINSTAWLIVVGIIPAAIMLVLYSKVVHNLWFKKVTNEATGKTAVRKARKKVTKVVLTVSAVYAISWFPQLIIYAISNFDLLVEFGGFFYITSVVLVAFNSAINPVIYAMQSERFRHHFKQLMCGRRKAQVSPFESRLDNTTCKYDRQETLTKELNPLKDQVDEQVPELKTGELLTSQ